A single window of Salvia splendens isolate huo1 chromosome 6, SspV2, whole genome shotgun sequence DNA harbors:
- the LOC121807180 gene encoding uncharacterized protein LOC121807180 isoform X2 — MSENEFILLDHPIHKHPLYLTKFDGTGRNQCEGCLRCFFYGEAIYVCTHHCSYPLLHEACAEMPREITLSLHPQHTLIQKQSYYICAVCDSGINFGYCCSISSCRFDIHPVCTRSIEVMGASERSCIKHPSHPHHELTLLWRPGHAAWIRCDACGIIHRGSSYLCILCQYSINETYAALPTTLDRHHLHDHQLSLAYGLPLEYIEYHLEECQVCYKELLPKYWVYHCGLCKYVAHIDCALSTSALMMSYTDVDTNVVAFPINDASEEIIGPFIAKLGIPAISHDNEIVKVTFST, encoded by the exons atgagtgagaatgagtttaTTCTTCTTGATCATCCCATCCATAAACATCCACTCTATCTTACCAAATTTGATGGCACTGGAAGAAACCAATGTGAAGGCTGCCTGAGGTGCTTCTTCTACGGCGAGGCGATCTACGTATGCACTCACCACTGCAGCTACCCACTCTTACACGAAGCATGCGCAGAAATGCCGCGAGAGATCACTCTCTCCTTGCACCCTCAACACACCCTCATCCAAAAGCAAAGCTATTATATTTGCGCAGTCTGTGACTCTGGGATCAACTTTGGCTACTGCTGCAGTATTAGCTCTTGCAGATTCGATATCCACCCAGTTTGCACGAGGAGCATCGAAGTGATGGGTGCAAGTGAGCGCAGCTGCATCAAACACCCGAGCCATCCCCACCATGAGCTTACACTGCTGTGGAGGCCTGGTCACGCTGCTTGGATAAGGTGCGATGCTTGTGGAATCATTCACCGAGGGAGCTCCTACCTCTGCATCCTTTGTCAATACTCCATCAATGAGACCTACGCAGCTTTACCTACCACCCTCGACCGCCACCACCTCCACGACCACCAGCTCTCCCTTGCTTATGGCCTCCCACTTGAATACATCGAGTACCATTTGGAGGAGTGTCAAGTGTGTTACAAGGAGTTGCTACCTAAATACTGGGTCTATCATTGTGGTCTTTGCAAATATGTTGCCCATATCGATTGCGCCCTCTCAACATCTGCCCTCATGAT gagCTATACTGATGTCGATACGAATGTTGTCGCGTTTCCTATAAATGACGCATCGGAAGAGATCATTGGACCTTTCATTGCTAAATTAGGAATACCGGCCATCTCTCATGATAATGAGATCGTTAAAG TTACTTTCTCCACTTAA
- the LOC121807181 gene encoding ribosome biogenesis protein BRX1 homolog 1-like produces MAKKRKHSETKAAENENKEETTPERPKRTLFGFKTSPEDVKENDSTPFFRNKEKVLVTCSRRISFRYRHLMLNLVDLLPHCKKDNKVESKGSKGTDLNELVELRSCSSCLFFECRKGKDLYLWMAKCPNGPSVKFLVNAVHTMEELKLTGNHLKGSCPILTFSANFDKSPHWKLLKEMITQIFATPKDHRKSKPYHDHVYVFSIADDHIWFRNYQISTDHTGTAQKLDRGDLENMTLIEVGPRFCLNPIKLFSGSFGGPTLYENPFYVSPNTIRSMEKRQKAGKYAKKVKAKTRKKMHELENPLEVDEFADMWKE; encoded by the exons ATGGCGAAGAAGCGAAAGCACAGCGAAACCAAGGCGGCAGAGAATGAGAACAAGGAAGAAACCACGCCGGAACGGCCGAAAAGAACTCTTTTTGGATTTAAAACCAGTCCTGAAGATGTAAAGGAGAATGATTCTACCCCTTTTTTCCGGAACAAAGAGAAAGTTTTGGTTACTTGTTCTCGCCGCATTAGTTTCAG GTATCGGCACTTGATGTTGAACTTGGTCGATTTATTGCCTCATTGTAAGAAAGATAATAAGGTCGAGTCCAAGGGGAGCAAAGGCACAGATCTGAATGAGCTTGTCGAGCTCAGGAGTTGCTCGTCATGCTTGTTTTTTGAG TGCAGGAAAGGTAAAGATCTCTACTTATGGATGGCTAAGTGCCCCAATGGTCCCTCTGTCAAGTTTTTGGTTAATGCAG TGCACACAATGGAGGAACTGAAACTTACTGGAAATCATCTCAAGGGTTCGTGTCCTATCCTTACTTTTTCGGCCAACTTCGATAAAAGCCCTCATTGGAAGCTTTTAAAGGAGATGATCACTCAG ATATTTGCCACGCCAAAGGATCATAGGAAATCTAAACCATACCATGACCATGTATATGTCTTCTCAATTGCCGATGACCACATATGGTTCCGTAATTACCAG ATATCAACCGACCATACTGGTACAGCACAAAAGTTAGACCGTGGAGACTTGGAAAATATGACGTTGATTGAG GTTGGTCCAAGGTTCTGCTTAAACCCAATCAAGCTTTTTAGTGGGAGCTTTGGCGGCCCAACATTGTACGAGAATCCTTTCTACGTTTCACCCAACACG ATACGCTCTATGGAGAAAAGGCAGAAGGCTGGGAAATATGCAAAGAAGGTTAAAGCCAAGACCAGAAAGAAGATGCATGAGCTGGAAAATCCCCTCGAAGTTGATGAGTTTGCTGATATGTGGAAGGAGTAA
- the LOC121807180 gene encoding uncharacterized protein LOC121807180 isoform X1, with amino-acid sequence MSENEFILLDHPIHKHPLYLTKFDGTGRNQCEGCLRCFFYGEAIYVCTHHCSYPLLHEACAEMPREITLSLHPQHTLIQKQSYYICAVCDSGINFGYCCSISSCRFDIHPVCTRSIEVMGASERSCIKHPSHPHHELTLLWRPGHAAWIRCDACGIIHRGSSYLCILCQYSINETYAALPTTLDRHHLHDHQLSLAYGLPLEYIEYHLEECQVCYKELLPKYWVYHCGLCKYVAHIDCALSTSALMMSYTDVDTNVVAFPINDASEEIIGPFIAKLGIPAISHDNEIVKEKMTRFGYIRPCSACDWTTWERVCYKCDVCHIMFHAECALLPKQVSNRRWDKHLLLLTYNASANHPSKFYCEVCEKNMNPKWWMYHCRECDVSIHTKCLPTTSGDYQNVKFGQRYDLGELHQHPVVHQLTNRLRCNVCCKRKVYGTLGFQCASDKCDFFMCLKWWCGGRHTDNIRAIEGRNSVECSIEE; translated from the exons atgagtgagaatgagtttaTTCTTCTTGATCATCCCATCCATAAACATCCACTCTATCTTACCAAATTTGATGGCACTGGAAGAAACCAATGTGAAGGCTGCCTGAGGTGCTTCTTCTACGGCGAGGCGATCTACGTATGCACTCACCACTGCAGCTACCCACTCTTACACGAAGCATGCGCAGAAATGCCGCGAGAGATCACTCTCTCCTTGCACCCTCAACACACCCTCATCCAAAAGCAAAGCTATTATATTTGCGCAGTCTGTGACTCTGGGATCAACTTTGGCTACTGCTGCAGTATTAGCTCTTGCAGATTCGATATCCACCCAGTTTGCACGAGGAGCATCGAAGTGATGGGTGCAAGTGAGCGCAGCTGCATCAAACACCCGAGCCATCCCCACCATGAGCTTACACTGCTGTGGAGGCCTGGTCACGCTGCTTGGATAAGGTGCGATGCTTGTGGAATCATTCACCGAGGGAGCTCCTACCTCTGCATCCTTTGTCAATACTCCATCAATGAGACCTACGCAGCTTTACCTACCACCCTCGACCGCCACCACCTCCACGACCACCAGCTCTCCCTTGCTTATGGCCTCCCACTTGAATACATCGAGTACCATTTGGAGGAGTGTCAAGTGTGTTACAAGGAGTTGCTACCTAAATACTGGGTCTATCATTGTGGTCTTTGCAAATATGTTGCCCATATCGATTGCGCCCTCTCAACATCTGCCCTCATGAT gagCTATACTGATGTCGATACGAATGTTGTCGCGTTTCCTATAAATGACGCATCGGAAGAGATCATTGGACCTTTCATTGCTAAATTAGGAATACCGGCCATCTCTCATGATAATGAGATCGTTAAAG AAAAGATGACGAGATTTGGTTACATCCGCCCCTGCAGCGCATGTGATTGGACTACATGGGAACGAGTCTGCTACAAATGTGATGTCTGCCATATCATGTTTCACGCTGAGTGCGCACTGCTGCCGAAACAAGTGAGTAACCGTAGATGGGATAAGCACCTGTTGCTGCTAACGTACAATGCTAGCGCCAACCATCCAAGTAAATTCTACTGCGAAGTCTGCGAAAAAaatatgaatccaaagtggtggaTGTATCACTGCAGAGAATGCGATGTTTCCATCCATACAAAATGCTTGCCCACAACGTCGGGGGACTATCAGAACGTCAAGTTTGGGCAGCGATATGATTTAGGGGAACTTCACCAGCACCCTGTCGTGCATCAGCTAACCAATAGGTTGCGTTGCAACGTCTGTTGTAAAAGGAAGGTTTATGGTACCCTTGGATTTCAGTGTGCTTCAGACAAATGTGACTTCTTCATGTGTTTAAAATGGTGGTGTGGAGGAAGACACACAGATAACATACGTGCTATTGAAGGAAGAAACAGTGTGGAGTGTTCCATAGAGGAGTAA